The nucleotide window CCTCCGCCTTCCCTTCCATATCTGCCATCGCCTCTCCTCCTTCCCGGGGCCCATTCCCGCCCGCCCCAAACCCCTCTCTCCCCACTCCCCTACCGAATTCTTCATGGTAACAGAGTCAGCAACGCGATTGACACGGCTTAAGGCGATTGGATTGATATAGCTGCTTCGCTCCTCGAATCGCATCGAGACCCACTCAACGAAGCTAAGCCAATCGCAAGATATAGCTGGGTTGCAACGCGCTCATTGGTGACATATGCTTTCACCGATTCCCGATTGGAGGCAACCATGTTCAGTGCACCAAAGCGCATCAGAGTTGCAGCTATGATCAGTTTCTTCCTGTTTTTCGGACTAAGGTGCATGGCAGCAGGCCCAATCGGAAACAAGTCCGAAGCCCTCTACAAGAACCCATCACTGCCGATTGCGGAGCGAGTGAATGATCTCGTCTCGCGGATGACGCTTCAGGAAAAGGTTCTTCAGATGCAACACACGGCTCCGGCAATCCCCCGGCTTGGCATTCCATCATACGACTGGTGGAATGAGGCGCTGCACGGAGTGGCGCGCTCCGGTTACGCCACAGTGTTCCCACAGGCGATCGGAATGGCTGCCACGTGGGATTCCGATCTCGTATACCAGGAAGGCCGCGTCATCTCAACCGAAGCCCGCGCCAAATACAACCAGGCGCAGCGCGAGGGAAATCATAGCATCTACTATGGACTCACATTCTGGTCGCCCAATATCAATATTTTTCGAGATCCCCGTTGGGGACGCGGCCAGGAGACCTACGGTGAGGACCCGTTTCTGACCTCACGGCTCGGAGTCGCGTTTGTCCGTGGCATGCAGGGTGATAATCCGAAATACCTCGAGGTGGTAGCGACGCCCAAACACTTCGCGGTGCACAGCGGCCCGGAATCCCTCCGGCACGGGTTTAACGCCAAAGCCTCCGAGTACGATATCGAAGATACGTACTTCCCTGCTTTCCGTGCGACACTGGTTAATGCGCACGCTGGTTCCACGATGTGTTCCTACAATGCGATTAACGGCCCGCCGGCTTGCGCGGACACATTTCTCCTGCAAAAGACCTTGCGCGGTGATTGGGATTTCCATGGCTACGTCACCTCTGACTGTGGCGCGGTGGACGATATCTTCTCTGGACATCACTTTACGCCCGACATCGAGCACGCTTCTGCCCTGGCTGTAAAAGCGGGAACGGACACAACCTGCGGAAACGAGTACATTACGCTGGTCAAGGCCGTCCATGATGGGCTGATCAAAGAGAGCGAAATTGATACGTCCGTGAAGCGCCTGTTTACGGCCCGTATGCGCCTGGGGATGTTTGATCCTCCATCTGCCGTTCCCTTCAACAAGATTCCCATGTCAGAAGTTAATTCGCCGACCCATCGCCAGCTTGCCCTTCGGGCAGCGCGGGAATCCATTGTCCTGCTGAAGAACAATGGCGCCCTGCCTATTAAGGCCAGCGTAAAGACCATAGCCGTAATTGGTCCCAACGCCGAGTCGCTCCCGGCAATTGAAGGCAACTATCACGGAGTGCCCGTCCACCCCGTCCTGCCTATTGATGGATTCCTCAAGGAGTTTGCCGGCAAAGCGAAAATTCTCTACGCCCAAGGCTCGCCCTACGTAACGGAACTGCCCGCACCAGTGCCGCAGGCTGCGTTTCATCCCGCGGGCAATCTATCTGTTTCAGGACTCAGAGCCGCGTATTTTCCGAACGCTGGCTTTTCGGGGAGGCCAACTCTGGTGCGCACGGACGCGCAGATCCAGTTCGACTGGAATGCAGCTTCGCCCGCACCCGGGATCCTGCTGAATGCTTTTTCCGTGCGCTGGACGGGAACCTTTACACCGCCGGGCCCAGGAGATTACACGTTCGGCATCCAGCAGCCGCACTGCTATCCCTGTGGTGACCACGAGACCTTCCAGGTCTATCTGGATGGAAAATCTGTTCTCAGCAGCGTGGACTACAATCGCAATCCGCGGCCGGGCACATTCGAGGTGCACTTCAGTGACACCAGGCAACACGCTTTCCGGCTTGATTATTCTCACCGTTCGCCGCTATTCGGCGCCGGGGTCACGCTGGTCTGGAAAGCTCCCGTCGATTTGCTGCACCAGCAGGCCGTGCAGATTGCTCGCCAAGCTGATATTGTGGTGGTTTTCGTCGGCTTATCACCACACCTGGAGGGCGAGGAGATGCCACTGCACATTCCTGGCTTTGACGGCGGCGACCGGACAAACCTGAAGCTGCCGGAAGTCCAAAGGGAACTCCTCGAGGCATTGGCAGCGACCGGCAAACCTCTAATCGTCGTACTCTTGAACGGCAGCGCGCTGGCCGTGAACTGGGCGCAGGAACATGCAGCAGCCATCCTTGAAGCCTGGTATCCGGGTGAAAGCGGCGGAACGGCGGTCGCCGAAACCCTGGACGGTTCGAATAATCCCGCCGGCAGGCTGCCGGTAACGTTTTACCGGTCGGTAGATCAGCTTCCGGCCTTTACGGATTACTCGATGCAAAACCGGACGTATCGGTATTTCCATGGCGACCCGATGTACAGTTTTGGATATGGCCTCAGCTACTCAAATTTCGCGTACAGCAATCTTCACATCTCATCGAACCGAATTACAGCCGGCCAGAATCTCACGGTCGAGGCTGACGTAAAAAACACTTCCGGCATCGCAGGGGATGAAGTTGCCGAACTGTACCTGGAATATGGACAAAAGGCGGGTGCTCCGATTCGGGCCCTTAAGGGATTTAAACGCCTCCATCTGGCGGCGGGGCAGACCCGCCGTGTCAGCTTTACTCTTGACCCGCGAGATTTGAGCATGGCCACGGAAAACGGCGAACGCATGGTGTTCTCCGGCAGCTACACGGTGTTCGTCGGGGGTAGCCAGCCCGGTAAAAGCGCAAGCGGCGTCAGCGCCAATTTACAGGTCCGCGGCCAACTGAAGCTGGCGCAGTAGCGCGCGCCGGCCCTGACTATTTTGGCAGCTTTAAAACCAGGAACGCCGCCGTCCAATCAAATCAACACACTGAAGAATAGGCCAATTGACAACGCTGGAGAATTAAGTTTGTCGTAACATGGCTTGCCTATTGCCAGCTTTGAAGCTCGAAGCCGCGATTCAAGCATGAATCGCGAGCACGGGGCAAGGCCCCAGTTGCAGCACTCGATGCGTGGTTGAGCCAAATAGCGCCAGGTCCAGGGCGTTCCGTCCGCGCACACCTACGATGATCAAATCGGTCTGGTTCTCCTCTGCAAGTTTGATGATTTCCTCGTACGGCTTGCCTGACCGGACGAATGCCTTGATCTTGCAGCAACTCCGCTCTTTCTCAGGGACCTCCCCTTCCAGCAGATGAATAACGCGAGCTTTCTCCCCTTCAAATTGCACATCACTGGGTAAATGCTCCAGGACATGAAGAAGTGAGAGTTCGCCTCCAAATTCCGTCGCCAGTGAAAGCGCGTACTGCAAGGCCCGTTCGGAGCATTCCGAAAAATCCGAGCAGAGCAGAATTCTGCGTAGATAGACAGGTTCTCCCCCGCTCTCGGGCCCTACAAAATCGTGAGCAGGCTGGCGAACTGCCAGCACTGGACAACCTGCCTTTCGCAGCACTTTCTCGGTCACCGAGCCCAGCGTCAGCCTCTGGAACCCGCGCCTGCCGTGGGTCCCCATCACGATCATGTCCACGGAGTTTTCACGTGCAAAATCCAGAACCGACTCTGTTACGACTCCCTCCTCCACTGCCACTACTGCCTGCACCCCTCCTTCCGCGTGGGCCTTGGCAAATTCCCGTAGCTGCTCCTCGGCATACTCGCGCAGTTCCCCGTAGAATTCATTGACGGAATCAGGAATGGCATACTCCGGGTAACCAATCATCACCGGTCGCACAACGTGCAGCAGAAACAGTTCAGCCTTGTAATGGCGGGCGAGTGTAAGGGCGTATTGGTAAGCTCTCTCTGAAAAATCAGAAAAATCCGTGGGGCAAAGGATGCGTCCGATTTTTAGCACGACTCACCTCCGGTTAAGGCCACAGATCCATCCTTCTTCGGTGGAAATGCCCCTCATCAGCCCGCTGTCATCAAATCCTTCTCTTGCAGCAACCCAGCAACTCACTCAAGTCGTGGCACGAACCGTCAGCACCGGGCAATCGGCGCCCGCGACAACCGGGTACGCAACGTTGCTGATATGCTGTCTGGCCAGGG belongs to Acidobacteriota bacterium and includes:
- a CDS encoding universal stress protein yields the protein MLKIGRILCPTDFSDFSERAYQYALTLARHYKAELFLLHVVRPVMIGYPEYAIPDSVNEFYGELREYAEEQLREFAKAHAEGGVQAVVAVEEGVVTESVLDFARENSVDMIVMGTHGRRGFQRLTLGSVTEKVLRKAGCPVLAVRQPAHDFVGPESGGEPVYLRRILLCSDFSECSERALQYALSLATEFGGELSLLHVLEHLPSDVQFEGEKARVIHLLEGEVPEKERSCCKIKAFVRSGKPYEEIIKLAEENQTDLIIVGVRGRNALDLALFGSTTHRVLQLGPCPVLAIHA
- a CDS encoding glycoside hydrolase family 3 protein — its product is MQHTAPAIPRLGIPSYDWWNEALHGVARSGYATVFPQAIGMAATWDSDLVYQEGRVISTEARAKYNQAQREGNHSIYYGLTFWSPNINIFRDPRWGRGQETYGEDPFLTSRLGVAFVRGMQGDNPKYLEVVATPKHFAVHSGPESLRHGFNAKASEYDIEDTYFPAFRATLVNAHAGSTMCSYNAINGPPACADTFLLQKTLRGDWDFHGYVTSDCGAVDDIFSGHHFTPDIEHASALAVKAGTDTTCGNEYITLVKAVHDGLIKESEIDTSVKRLFTARMRLGMFDPPSAVPFNKIPMSEVNSPTHRQLALRAARESIVLLKNNGALPIKASVKTIAVIGPNAESLPAIEGNYHGVPVHPVLPIDGFLKEFAGKAKILYAQGSPYVTELPAPVPQAAFHPAGNLSVSGLRAAYFPNAGFSGRPTLVRTDAQIQFDWNAASPAPGILLNAFSVRWTGTFTPPGPGDYTFGIQQPHCYPCGDHETFQVYLDGKSVLSSVDYNRNPRPGTFEVHFSDTRQHAFRLDYSHRSPLFGAGVTLVWKAPVDLLHQQAVQIARQADIVVVFVGLSPHLEGEEMPLHIPGFDGGDRTNLKLPEVQRELLEALAATGKPLIVVLLNGSALAVNWAQEHAAAILEAWYPGESGGTAVAETLDGSNNPAGRLPVTFYRSVDQLPAFTDYSMQNRTYRYFHGDPMYSFGYGLSYSNFAYSNLHISSNRITAGQNLTVEADVKNTSGIAGDEVAELYLEYGQKAGAPIRALKGFKRLHLAAGQTRRVSFTLDPRDLSMATENGERMVFSGSYTVFVGGSQPGKSASGVSANLQVRGQLKLAQ